The DNA region CTCCTGACCATATGCAAAAAAAACAGTGATTAGCTGAACTTTTCGATAAATCTATTAAAAGTTTCCGTAGTCCCATTTGCAATTAGTACAACTAAAGCTTCATAGCTAATTTATCAAATTCTTGTATATCAATACCCGTTGCTCCAATTAAATCAAGAATAATCTCCTTTGCTAAGTCTTTACTATAGGAATTTAATTGTTCTGTGAAATCTGGCTCTTCACTTTCATACAGGCCATTGAGCAGTGGAATAATGTAACTATAGATATACACTATTAGTGGATATTCGGTAGATTGCAAATTTAATCCGAATTTTTGGACAAATTTGTCAGCATAACCTGATACGGTGTTTGCCAGTCGAGTATTTTAAGCGGTCGCTGGTTAATTTGGAGTAACGTCGTCGTTAAATCTTGAGCACTAATGTGCTCAAAACGAGTCCCTTTAGGATAAAAATAACGTAAATTCCGATTAAAGCGTTCATTACTACCACGTTCAGCTGGCGTATAAGCATGGCAGTAATAGGTCTTAATACCATATTGTGATTCAAGTGATACTAGCCCACTAAACTCAGTGCCACGGTCCACAGTAAAGCTGTGCACCGGACCATTAAAAGTGGTTAGGAACTTAGTTAGTGCTTCATTAACAGTCGCTGTCGTCCGATCTTTTAACCGGTATGCCCAAAGGAACCGTGATTTGCGATCGATTAAAGTTAATAAAACTGCCTTACTATGCCCACGAGGACCAACGACTGTATCTAGTTCAAAATCGCCGATGCGATTACGTTGATTAATCATCATGGGACGCTGTTCAATTGATCGCCCCAAAGATTGATTATATTTGGATCGTTGGTCAACGTTACGCCGTTGGCGTACGCCATGTTCAGGTAGATCATTCAAGGAGAAATCAATTCTCCCCTGATTTAGCCAATTATAAATAGATTTAGTAGCTAGTTTAAATTCGTGAGCAATCATTCCTGGTGACCAGCTTAGACGTAAATGGTTGAGAATTTTTTGCTTTAACTCATCGCTCAGCTTAGTTTTCCGACCACATCGTGATCGCTTGTATTCGGCATCTGTTTGTGCTAATTCAGCCTGATAAGGTTGACATCGAGATAATTCATAAGAAATTGTTGACGGTGATCGGTTCAGCCGAACGCCCATTTGGATATTGGACAGCCCTAGTTCACAAAAGGTTTCGATTTTAATTCGTTCGGAATAGGTTATACTAGACAAAAGATCAGCTCCTAAAAGATGGGTTTGTGGTAAACACCATTTTAAAGGAAGCTGATCTTTTTTGTCCGAACAGCGTTCGGATTAATTTTACAATCTAC from Levilactobacillus brevis includes:
- a CDS encoding IS30-like element ISLpl1 family transposase, with protein sequence MSSITYSERIKIETFCELGLSNIQMGVRLNRSPSTISYELSRCQPYQAELAQTDAEYKRSRCGRKTKLSDELKQKILNHLRLSWSPGMIAHEFKLATKSIYNWLNQGRIDFSLNDLPEHGVRQRRNVDQRSKYNQSLGRSIEQRPMMINQRNRIGDFELDTVVGPRGHSKAVLLTLIDRKSRFLWAYRLKDRTTATVNEALTKFLTTFNGPVHSFTVDRGTEFSGLVSLESQYGIKTYYCHAYTPAERGSNERFNRNLRYFYPKGTRFEHISAQDLTTTLLQINQRPLKILDWQTPYQVMLTNLSKNSD